In the genome of Marinomonas algicola, the window ACACGCTTATCCCCTAACATAAATGGATACAGTGTTGAGGCGGAGGTCCCCAGAATATCGGCACCGTTGCTTTTTGCCCTTTGAAAAAATAAATTTGTGCCTGTGATAGAGCCACCGCCAGGTTGATTTTTAATAACCACTGTTGGGTTGCCGGGTAAATTTTTGGTTAGATGTGGTGCAATAAATCGAGCCCAAACATCCGTACCGCCACCTACCCCAAATGGGATAGTCCAGTTAATTGTGGATGGAAGTTCGGTATCTTGTGCTTTTGCAGGTAATGCTAATAAGCAACCAAAAGTTAAGACTGAGACGCCTAAGAGTTTAGATAATTTTTTCATTGAATTTACCTTTCTTGTTTTTATGAATGTTCAATACGATTATTATTTCTGTATTGATGGTTAGTTAAGGTGAACCATACCGGACAATATTTTTTTAGCAGTACGGATTACCGAGACACTGTTTAACGCGGAGAAATTGTCATGTTTGCGTTGAGCGCTTAGCTCGATCTTTCCTGAAGGGTGTTCAAGAATGAAGTAGGATTCAGAATCTTTATCACCGATGAGTTTTGATGCTACGGTTCCGGGAAGACAGCATGCCGTCACAATCGCAATACTGCCTGTAACGGCTAATGATTTATGGCATTTATGTGGGACAAAGTAGCGAGCATTGATGGTTCCATCAAAACGAGCTGGGGAAAGTAAAATAGGCTTAGGTATCACTGAGTTTGAAACATCCCCCATCCCCATTAGCTCACCTGCTTGAAGACGAATAATGTCTAAACGAGTCATGAATTCTAAATCGTTATCGAGCTCTGCAGGTGTTTCATAACCGGTTTTTCCAAGATCACTTGCTTGGATTAAAACAACCGGTGTTGCCGCGTCAATACAAGTAACCTCAACGGAATCAATAGTGTTCAACGCACTACCAGTGGGTAACAACTTACCTGTTTTCGCACCTTCTACATTTAAAAATGTTAATTGAATTGGTGCGCCAGGCGAGTTCGTGCCGCTAATGATAGTGTTGCCTGTGTATTCGATTTTTCCTTGAGGTGTTTGTACTGTTGAATGGATGATCTTCCCCGTGTTTAGGTTATGAATACGAACCGTTGTTGTTCCTTCACTGGCGGGAAATAAGCCAGTTTCTATTGCGTAAGGTGCTACACCAGCAAGCATGTTCCCGCAGTTTGGCGCAAAGTCTACTGCTTTCTCTACAATGCCTACTTGAGCAAATAAATAATCAACATCTGCATCTGGGTGAGTTGAGGCGCCAACCATCGCCACTTTGCTTGTTAAGCTATTTCCCCCACCAATACCGTCAAGTTGAAGTTCATGGCCAGATCCCATGATTTTTAACAAAACATCAGCGCAGGCATTTCGGTCTTGAGGCAGATCTGAAATCTGTAGATAGGGTCCTCTAGAGGTGCCGCCACGCATGATGATGCAAGATATGGTTTGTGACATTGTGATAAACCTTTGTTGTTGTAATAGCTTGTAGCTAAAGTCTCACAATCTATATTCGTGCATCAAATGCAAAGATACGTCATAATTGATGTGTAAAACGAATTAATGGGAGTGACAATGCATCAAATAGAATTTAAAGATTTGGTTATCTTCATACGTATTGCGGAAACGGGGAATTTTCATGATGCCGCAGAATTAACTTTTTTATCTCAACCTGCTTTGAGCCGGAGAATGCAAAAATTAGAGGCCATTTTAGGCGCAAAATTATTTGAACGAACGACCCGAAAAACGTGGTTAACCTCTGTAGGACGTGAGTTTTTACCCAAAGCTCGTCGCATGGTAGAGGAGTTCGAACTGTCTGTTTTAGGTATAAAAGACATGGCTTCTCAGCAGAAAGGTAAGGTCACAATTGCCTGCATTCCCACCGCAGCATTTTATTTTTTGCCGAGTGTTATTAACGTTTTTAATGAACGTTATCCGGGCATTCGGATTCAAATTTTAGATGAAAGTGCTAACCATGGTTTGGAGTCGGTCATTCGTGGAGATGCAGACTTTGGCATAAATATGGCCATAGCTCAGCATCCAGAAGTGTCTTTTACACCGCTTCTTGACGATCCGTTTGTGGTGTGTCTACGCAAAGATCATCCATTATGTGATCTAGAAGAAGTATCATGGACAGACATGGAGCCATACAAATTAATCAGTGTTGGGCGTGCCAGTGGTAACCGCATTTTGTTGGATAAATCCTTAGCAAGAGATCAAGTGCAGCTGAACAGTTTTTACGAAGTTCAACATCTTTCTACATCGCTTGGTTTAGTGGAAATGGGACTTGGTATATCTATTGTGCCTAAATTAGCAATGCCATTAAGTAGCGCGTCTGTACTGACCTCTAGACCTCTCAAGGGACAAAAAATAGATCGTTCAATTGGGCTTGTGAAGCGCAGCTCGACTTCTGTTTCTCCTGCGGCCGATTTATTCATTAATATCCTTTTGGAGCACTGGTCAATAAGTTAACTTTAATTCATTTTTCTGGCTTAAAGAATTTGTTTGACCCAATATGAGCGTTACTATTTTTTGTATTAATTGTGTCTTCATCATGTAGGAAAATATAGTGGGAATACTTGTGTTGAAAATTTCTGATCTGAGGTA includes:
- a CDS encoding 4-oxalomesaconate tautomerase, with translation MSQTISCIIMRGGTSRGPYLQISDLPQDRNACADVLLKIMGSGHELQLDGIGGGNSLTSKVAMVGASTHPDADVDYLFAQVGIVEKAVDFAPNCGNMLAGVAPYAIETGLFPASEGTTTVRIHNLNTGKIIHSTVQTPQGKIEYTGNTIISGTNSPGAPIQLTFLNVEGAKTGKLLPTGSALNTIDSVEVTCIDAATPVVLIQASDLGKTGYETPAELDNDLEFMTRLDIIRLQAGELMGMGDVSNSVIPKPILLSPARFDGTINARYFVPHKCHKSLAVTGSIAIVTACCLPGTVASKLIGDKDSESYFILEHPSGKIELSAQRKHDNFSALNSVSVIRTAKKILSGMVHLN
- a CDS encoding LysR family transcriptional regulator, which encodes MHQIEFKDLVIFIRIAETGNFHDAAELTFLSQPALSRRMQKLEAILGAKLFERTTRKTWLTSVGREFLPKARRMVEEFELSVLGIKDMASQQKGKVTIACIPTAAFYFLPSVINVFNERYPGIRIQILDESANHGLESVIRGDADFGINMAIAQHPEVSFTPLLDDPFVVCLRKDHPLCDLEEVSWTDMEPYKLISVGRASGNRILLDKSLARDQVQLNSFYEVQHLSTSLGLVEMGLGISIVPKLAMPLSSASVLTSRPLKGQKIDRSIGLVKRSSTSVSPAADLFINILLEHWSIS